In a genomic window of Mucilaginibacter sp. KACC 22063:
- a CDS encoding class I SAM-dependent methyltransferase, translated as MQSVESFYDQLSSRYTDLISRCVPRYNEMFYNIFHYIPDDLQPRNILDLGCGTGNLTEAALQHFPDAQIHALDLSADILNECRLRFKDHDNISYHQQDFNDLDFPAQSFDLVISSIAIHHIADSQKADLYKKIFRMLKPGGVFVFADQTRGITEEIYEKHISRWKNEALKLGSTEADWEMWMEHQDAHDYHTPVICHLKELETAGFDAVDVIWKNIMWAILWAQKTTD; from the coding sequence ATGCAATCTGTTGAAAGCTTTTATGACCAGCTAAGTTCGCGCTATACAGACCTGATCAGCCGCTGTGTGCCGCGTTACAATGAGATGTTCTATAACATCTTTCATTATATTCCTGATGATTTACAACCAAGAAATATCTTAGATTTAGGCTGCGGAACGGGCAATCTAACAGAAGCAGCTTTACAGCATTTTCCCGATGCACAAATCCATGCGCTTGACCTGTCGGCAGATATTTTAAACGAATGCCGCTTGCGCTTTAAAGACCATGACAATATCAGCTATCATCAGCAGGATTTTAATGATCTCGACTTCCCCGCACAAAGCTTTGACCTGGTGATTTCAAGCATTGCAATACATCACATTGCAGACAGCCAAAAGGCAGACTTATACAAAAAGATATTCCGGATGCTTAAACCGGGCGGTGTATTTGTTTTTGCCGACCAGACACGCGGAATAACCGAAGAGATTTACGAGAAGCACATTAGTCGCTGGAAGAACGAAGCTTTAAAACTGGGTTCGACCGAGGCCGACTGGGAGATGTGGATGGAGCACCAGGATGCGCATGATTATCATACGCCTGTAATATGTCATTTAAAGGAACTGGAGACTGCTGGTTTTGATGCGGTTGATGTGATCTGGAAGAACATCATGTGGGCGATATTATGGGCGCAAAAAACTACTGACTAA
- the fabG gene encoding 3-oxoacyl-[acyl-carrier-protein] reductase yields MKLLEGKTALVTGASKGIGRMIAQKFAEHGANVAFTYLSSVEKGQALEQELQAYGTKVKGYRSDASKFDEAEKLINDIVADFGTLNIVVNNAGITKDNLLLRMNEESWDDVISVNLKSVFNVTKAASKIMMKNRGGSFINISSVVGVNGNAGQANYAASKAGIIGFSKSIAKELGSRNIRTNVVTPGFIKTEMTDVLDPKVVEGWEAGIPLKRGGEAGEVADVCVFLASDMSSYVTGQVLGVDGGM; encoded by the coding sequence ATGAAACTTTTAGAAGGAAAAACTGCATTAGTTACCGGTGCTTCAAAAGGCATTGGCCGTATGATAGCTCAGAAATTTGCCGAGCATGGCGCTAATGTGGCATTTACCTATTTATCATCGGTAGAAAAAGGCCAGGCGCTTGAGCAGGAATTGCAGGCTTATGGAACTAAAGTAAAAGGCTACCGCTCTGACGCTTCGAAATTTGACGAAGCCGAAAAACTAATCAATGATATTGTTGCCGACTTTGGCACACTGAATATAGTAGTGAACAATGCGGGCATCACTAAAGATAACCTGTTGCTGCGTATGAACGAAGAATCATGGGACGATGTAATCAGCGTTAACCTTAAATCGGTTTTCAACGTTACCAAAGCTGCATCTAAGATCATGATGAAAAATCGTGGTGGTTCATTCATTAACATCAGCTCTGTTGTTGGCGTAAATGGCAATGCAGGCCAGGCAAACTACGCGGCATCTAAAGCTGGTATCATCGGTTTCTCCAAATCAATTGCTAAAGAATTAGGTTCACGTAATATCCGTACCAACGTGGTTACTCCGGGTTTTATCAAAACTGAAATGACCGACGTTTTAGACCCTAAAGTGGTTGAAGGCTGGGAAGCAGGTATCCCGCTTAAACGTGGCGGCGAAGCAGGCGAAGTTGCCGATGTTTGCGTATTCCTGGCATCAGACATGTCATCATACGTTACAGGGCAGGTGCTTGGCGTTGACGGCGGTATGTAA
- a CDS encoding DUF3253 domain-containing protein, whose amino-acid sequence MGEASIAETIINMATERGADKSICPSDVARVLFPADWRKHMDEIRAEAVKLNQQGRVLITQKGEPIDTATIKGPIRIRIVEA is encoded by the coding sequence ATGGGTGAAGCTTCGATTGCTGAAACCATTATAAATATGGCTACTGAAAGAGGGGCGGATAAAAGTATCTGCCCCTCTGACGTTGCAAGGGTTTTGTTTCCTGCCGATTGGCGCAAGCACATGGACGAAATAAGGGCCGAAGCTGTAAAGCTTAATCAACAAGGTAGGGTATTAATCACTCAAAAAGGTGAACCCATTGATACTGCAACCATTAAAGGCCCGATCAGGATACGCATTGTTGAGGCTTGA